A genome region from Panthera leo isolate Ple1 chromosome A2, P.leo_Ple1_pat1.1, whole genome shotgun sequence includes the following:
- the AMH gene encoding muellerian-inhibiting factor, which produces MPGLLSPPALVLSVMGALLMAGDPGEEVSGTPALPGGPATGTGGLIFHPDWDWQPPGGPQDPLCLVTLDRGGNGSGSPLRVVGAPRGYEHAFLEAVRRARWGPHGLATFGVCAPRDRQAALFSLRQLQAWLGEPGGRRLVVLHLEEVTWEPTPSLKFQEPPPGGAGPLELAMLVLYPGPGPEVTVTGAGLPGTQNLCQSRDTRYLVLAVDHPEGAWRSPGLTLTLQPRRDGAPLSTAQLQELLFGPDPRCFTRMTPALLLLPGPAPAPLPARGLLDQVPLPPPRPSQEQAPEEPRSSADPFLETLTRLVRALRGPPAQASPPRLALDPGALAGFPQGLVNLSDPAAQERLLNGGDEPLLLLLLPPATPTAAAAAAADPAPPRGPASAPWAAGLARRVAAELQAAAAELRGLPGLPPAATPLLARLLALCPGDSGDSGDPGAPGGPLRALLLLKALQGLRAEWRGREQGGPARAQRSAGAGAADGPCALRELSVDLRAERSVLIPETYQANNCQGACGWPQSDRNPRYGNHVVLLLKMQARGAALARPPCCVPTAYAGKLLISLSEERISAHHVPNMVATECGCR; this is translated from the exons ATGCCTGGTCTGCTCTCTCCGCCGGCCCTCGTGCTGTCGGTGATGGGGGCTCTGCTGATGGCCGGGGACCCTGGGGAAGAGGTCTCCGGCACCCCGGCCCTGCCCGGAGGGCCAGCCACAGGCACCGGGGGTCTCATCTTCCACCCGGATTGGGACTGGCAGCCCCCGGGCGGTCCCCAAGACCCCCTGTGCCTGGTGACGCTGGACAGGGGTGGTAACGGGAGCGGCTCCCCGCTTCGGGTGGTGGGGGCGCCGAGAGGCTACGAGCACGCCTTCCTCGAGGCCGTGCGGCGGGCCCGCTGGGGTCCCCACGGCCTGGCCACCTTCGGAGTTTGCGCCCCCAGGGACAGGCAGGCCGCCCTGTTCTCTCTGCGGCAGCTGCAGGCGTGGCTGGGGGAGCCCGGGGGGCGGCGGCTGGTGGTGCTGCACCTGGAGGAAG TGACATGGGAGCCGACACCCTCACTGAAGTTCCAGGAGCCCCCGCCTGGAGGGGCCGGTCCCCTAGAGCTGGCGATGCTGGTGCTGTACCCTGGCCCTGGCCCCGAGGTCACGGTCACAGGAGCTGGGCTGCCAGGCACCCAG AACCTCTGTCAGTCCCGGGACACCCGCTACCTGGTGCTGGCGGTGGACCACCCAGAAGGGGCCTGGCGCAGCCCCGGGCTCACCCTGACCCTGCAACCCCGCAGAGACG GTGCGCCCCTGAGCACCGCCCAGCTGCAGGAGCTGCTGTTCGGCCCCGACCCCCGCTGCTTCACACGCATGACCCCGGCGCTGCTCCTGCTGCCGGGGCCCGCGCCTGCACCGCTGCCCGCGCGTGGCCTGCTGGACCAAGTGCCTCTCCCGCCGCCCAG GCCCTCCCAGGAGCAGGCGCCTGAGGAGCCACGGTCCAGCGCCGACCCCTTCCTGGAGACGCTCACGCGCCTGGTGCGCGCGCTGCGGGGGCCCCCGGCCCAGGCCTCGCCGCCGCGCCTGGCCCTGGACCCCGGCGCGCTGGCCGGCTTCCCGCAGGGCCTGGTCAACCTGTCGGACCCCGCGGCGCAGGAGCGCCTGCTCAACGGCGGCGACGAgccgctgctgctgcttctgctgccaCCCGCCACgcccaccgccgccgccgccgccgccgcggacCCCGCGCCGCCACGCGGCCCGGCGTCCGCGCCCTGGGCCGCCGGCCTAGCGCGTCGCGTGGCCGCCGAGCTGCAGGCCGCGGCCGCCGAGCTGCGCGGGCTCCCGGGGCTGCCGCCGGCCGCCACGCCGCTGCTGGCGCGCCTGCTCGCGCTGTGCCCCGGCGATTCGGGGGACTCGGGGGACCCGGGGGCCCCCGGCGGCCCGCTGCGCGCGCTGCTGCTGCTCAAGGCGTTGCAGGGTCTGCGCGCGGAGTGGCGCGGGCGCGAGCAGGGCGGACCGGCGCGGGCACAGCGCAGCGCGGGGGCCGGGGCGGCCGACGGGCCGTGCGCGCTGCGCGAGCTGAGCGTGGACCTGCGCGCCGAGCGCTCCGTGCTCATCCCGGAGACGTACCAGGCCAACAACTGCCAGGGCGCGTGCGGCTGGCCGCAGTCCGACCGCAACCCCCGCTACGGCAACCACGTGGTGCTGCTGCTCAAGATGCAGGCCCGCGGCGCCGCCCTGGCGCGCCCGCCCTGCTGCGTGCCCACGGCCTACGCGGGCAAGCTCCTCATCAGCCTGTCGGAGGAGCGCATCAGCGCGCACCACGTGCCCAACATGGTGGCCACCGAGTGCGGCTGCCGGTGA
- the JSRP1 gene encoding junctional sarcoplasmic reticulum protein 1 isoform X1, translated as MDSSLLSSLAQAAASRHLLLSVWGPPSPCSICPAGSLWRLCTGAPQVRPTAGPQQVQDASQARRLFCSPPPAHLRIPGVSDVSMTTRALQELDGGLGSCQAGQDLSTLADPCPDQPLEDRARATPRLADSSSWSHDSQEPAAEGSPTGNVDARPKKTEKEPVTKVALGAGKERLKAGATPRSPARKKAQAAPPPQRPPPPPAPAPALSEELPWGDLSLNKCLVLASLLAMLGSAFQLCRDAVAGEAGTPAPVPEPWVPPRSAPEPASPRPPPPAWQPKPEAWVPPSGPPAPQVEAEEKAEVPGSREAADKAAGEERAPKETPRKEERPRRERPPKEQRPPKERPRREERARKQEKPRAAREPRGALPRRWEAGEGGRRPWTQDSGDPGRRKRQAWGSPRRPDEDRPPGRQKQRAGKGRD; from the exons ATGGATTCCAG ccTGCTGAGCTCATTGGCCCAGGCCGCGGCCTCCAGGCACCTGTTGCTGTCTGTCTGGGGGCCACCCTCCCCGTGCTCCATCTGTCCAGCGGGCTCACTGTGGCGGCTGTGCACA GGCGCCCCCCAGGTCAGGCCCACAGCAGGGCCTCAGCAAGTGCAAGACGCCTCTCAGGCGAGACGCCTTTTCTGCAGCCCTCCTCCCGCCCATCTCCGGATCCCAGGCGTCTCAGACGTCTCCATGACAACCAGGGCCTTGCAGGAGCTGGATGGGGGCCTGGGCAGCTGCCAAGCAGGCCAGGACCTCTCCACGCTGGCTGACCCCTGCCCTGACCAGCCCCTGGAGGACAGGGCTCGAG CAACACCGAGGCTGGCCGACTCTAGCAGCTGGTCCCAT GATTCTCAAGAGCCGGCAGCAGAGGGCAGCCCCACAGGCAATGTGGATGCCAGGCCCAAGAAGACCGAAAAAGAGCCTGTGACCAAAGTGGCCCTAGGAGCTGGGAAAGAGAGGCTGAAAGCTGGAGCAA CTCCCCGGAGCCCCGCCCGCAAGAAGGCGcaggccgcccctcccccgcagcGGCCaccgccgcccccggccccggccccggccctgAGCGAGGAGCTGCCCTGGGGAGACCTGTCACTCAACAAGTGCCTGGTGCTCGCCTCACTCCTGGCGATGCTGGGTTCGGCCTTCCAGCTGTGCCGCG aTGCTGTGGCGGGGGAGGCAGGCACCCCTGCACCTGTCCCCGAGCCGTGGGTACCGCCCAGGTCGGCACCGGAGCCAGCGtcgccccggcccccgccc CCGGCGTGGCAGCCGAAGCCCGAGGCCTGGGTCCCCCCATCGGGACCGCCCGCGCCCCAGGTGGAGGCGGAGGAGAAGGCCGAGGTTCCTGGGAGCCGGGAGGCTGCAGACAAGGCTGCTGGGGAAGAGCGCGCGCCCAAGGAGACGCCTCGGAAGGAGGAGAGGCCTCGGAGGGAGAGGCCGCCGAAGGAGCAGAGGCCGCCGAAGGAGAGGCCGcggagggaggagagggctcGGAAGCAGGAGAAGCCACGGGCCGCCAGGGAGCCCCGAGGGGCCCTACCGCGGCGCTGGGAGGCAGGCGAAGGGGGCCGTCGGCCTTGGACGCAGGACTCCGGAGACCCCGGGCGCAGGAAGAGGCAGGCCTGGGGCTCCCCGCGGCGGCCGGACGAGGACCGGCCTCCGGGCCGCCAGAAGCAGCGGGCTGGCAAGGGGCGGGACTGA
- the JSRP1 gene encoding junctional sarcoplasmic reticulum protein 1 isoform X2 codes for MDSSLLSSLAQAAASRHLLLSVWGPPSPCSICPAGSLWRLCTGAPQVRPTAGPQQVQDASQARRLFCSPPPAHLRIPGVSDVSMTTRALQELDGGLGSCQAGQDLSTLADPCPDQPLEDRARATPRLADSSSWSHDSQEPAAEGSPTGNVDARPKKTEKEPVTKVALGAGKERLKAGATPRSPARKKAQAAPPPQRPPPPPAPAPALSEELPWGDLSLNKCLVLASLLAMLGSAFQLCRDAVAGEAGTPAPVPEPWVPPRSAPEPASPRPPPPPKPEAWVPPSGPPAPQVEAEEKAEVPGSREAADKAAGEERAPKETPRKEERPRRERPPKEQRPPKERPRREERARKQEKPRAAREPRGALPRRWEAGEGGRRPWTQDSGDPGRRKRQAWGSPRRPDEDRPPGRQKQRAGKGRD; via the exons ATGGATTCCAG ccTGCTGAGCTCATTGGCCCAGGCCGCGGCCTCCAGGCACCTGTTGCTGTCTGTCTGGGGGCCACCCTCCCCGTGCTCCATCTGTCCAGCGGGCTCACTGTGGCGGCTGTGCACA GGCGCCCCCCAGGTCAGGCCCACAGCAGGGCCTCAGCAAGTGCAAGACGCCTCTCAGGCGAGACGCCTTTTCTGCAGCCCTCCTCCCGCCCATCTCCGGATCCCAGGCGTCTCAGACGTCTCCATGACAACCAGGGCCTTGCAGGAGCTGGATGGGGGCCTGGGCAGCTGCCAAGCAGGCCAGGACCTCTCCACGCTGGCTGACCCCTGCCCTGACCAGCCCCTGGAGGACAGGGCTCGAG CAACACCGAGGCTGGCCGACTCTAGCAGCTGGTCCCAT GATTCTCAAGAGCCGGCAGCAGAGGGCAGCCCCACAGGCAATGTGGATGCCAGGCCCAAGAAGACCGAAAAAGAGCCTGTGACCAAAGTGGCCCTAGGAGCTGGGAAAGAGAGGCTGAAAGCTGGAGCAA CTCCCCGGAGCCCCGCCCGCAAGAAGGCGcaggccgcccctcccccgcagcGGCCaccgccgcccccggccccggccccggccctgAGCGAGGAGCTGCCCTGGGGAGACCTGTCACTCAACAAGTGCCTGGTGCTCGCCTCACTCCTGGCGATGCTGGGTTCGGCCTTCCAGCTGTGCCGCG aTGCTGTGGCGGGGGAGGCAGGCACCCCTGCACCTGTCCCCGAGCCGTGGGTACCGCCCAGGTCGGCACCGGAGCCAGCGtcgccccggcccccgcccccg CCGAAGCCCGAGGCCTGGGTCCCCCCATCGGGACCGCCCGCGCCCCAGGTGGAGGCGGAGGAGAAGGCCGAGGTTCCTGGGAGCCGGGAGGCTGCAGACAAGGCTGCTGGGGAAGAGCGCGCGCCCAAGGAGACGCCTCGGAAGGAGGAGAGGCCTCGGAGGGAGAGGCCGCCGAAGGAGCAGAGGCCGCCGAAGGAGAGGCCGcggagggaggagagggctcGGAAGCAGGAGAAGCCACGGGCCGCCAGGGAGCCCCGAGGGGCCCTACCGCGGCGCTGGGAGGCAGGCGAAGGGGGCCGTCGGCCTTGGACGCAGGACTCCGGAGACCCCGGGCGCAGGAAGAGGCAGGCCTGGGGCTCCCCGCGGCGGCCGGACGAGGACCGGCCTCCGGGCCGCCAGAAGCAGCGGGCTGGCAAGGGGCGGGACTGA
- the JSRP1 gene encoding junctional sarcoplasmic reticulum protein 1 isoform X3, whose amino-acid sequence MDSSLLSSLAQAAASRHLLLSVWGPPSPCSICPAGSLWRLCTVRPTAGPQQVQDASQARRLFCSPPPAHLRIPGVSDVSMTTRALQELDGGLGSCQAGQDLSTLADPCPDQPLEDRARATPRLADSSSWSHDSQEPAAEGSPTGNVDARPKKTEKEPVTKVALGAGKERLKAGATPRSPARKKAQAAPPPQRPPPPPAPAPALSEELPWGDLSLNKCLVLASLLAMLGSAFQLCRDAVAGEAGTPAPVPEPWVPPRSAPEPASPRPPPPAWQPKPEAWVPPSGPPAPQVEAEEKAEVPGSREAADKAAGEERAPKETPRKEERPRRERPPKEQRPPKERPRREERARKQEKPRAAREPRGALPRRWEAGEGGRRPWTQDSGDPGRRKRQAWGSPRRPDEDRPPGRQKQRAGKGRD is encoded by the exons ATGGATTCCAG ccTGCTGAGCTCATTGGCCCAGGCCGCGGCCTCCAGGCACCTGTTGCTGTCTGTCTGGGGGCCACCCTCCCCGTGCTCCATCTGTCCAGCGGGCTCACTGTGGCGGCTGTGCACA GTCAGGCCCACAGCAGGGCCTCAGCAAGTGCAAGACGCCTCTCAGGCGAGACGCCTTTTCTGCAGCCCTCCTCCCGCCCATCTCCGGATCCCAGGCGTCTCAGACGTCTCCATGACAACCAGGGCCTTGCAGGAGCTGGATGGGGGCCTGGGCAGCTGCCAAGCAGGCCAGGACCTCTCCACGCTGGCTGACCCCTGCCCTGACCAGCCCCTGGAGGACAGGGCTCGAG CAACACCGAGGCTGGCCGACTCTAGCAGCTGGTCCCAT GATTCTCAAGAGCCGGCAGCAGAGGGCAGCCCCACAGGCAATGTGGATGCCAGGCCCAAGAAGACCGAAAAAGAGCCTGTGACCAAAGTGGCCCTAGGAGCTGGGAAAGAGAGGCTGAAAGCTGGAGCAA CTCCCCGGAGCCCCGCCCGCAAGAAGGCGcaggccgcccctcccccgcagcGGCCaccgccgcccccggccccggccccggccctgAGCGAGGAGCTGCCCTGGGGAGACCTGTCACTCAACAAGTGCCTGGTGCTCGCCTCACTCCTGGCGATGCTGGGTTCGGCCTTCCAGCTGTGCCGCG aTGCTGTGGCGGGGGAGGCAGGCACCCCTGCACCTGTCCCCGAGCCGTGGGTACCGCCCAGGTCGGCACCGGAGCCAGCGtcgccccggcccccgccc CCGGCGTGGCAGCCGAAGCCCGAGGCCTGGGTCCCCCCATCGGGACCGCCCGCGCCCCAGGTGGAGGCGGAGGAGAAGGCCGAGGTTCCTGGGAGCCGGGAGGCTGCAGACAAGGCTGCTGGGGAAGAGCGCGCGCCCAAGGAGACGCCTCGGAAGGAGGAGAGGCCTCGGAGGGAGAGGCCGCCGAAGGAGCAGAGGCCGCCGAAGGAGAGGCCGcggagggaggagagggctcGGAAGCAGGAGAAGCCACGGGCCGCCAGGGAGCCCCGAGGGGCCCTACCGCGGCGCTGGGAGGCAGGCGAAGGGGGCCGTCGGCCTTGGACGCAGGACTCCGGAGACCCCGGGCGCAGGAAGAGGCAGGCCTGGGGCTCCCCGCGGCGGCCGGACGAGGACCGGCCTCCGGGCCGCCAGAAGCAGCGGGCTGGCAAGGGGCGGGACTGA
- the OAZ1 gene encoding LOW QUALITY PROTEIN: ornithine decarboxylase antizyme 1 (The sequence of the model RefSeq protein was modified relative to this genomic sequence to represent the inferred CDS: deleted 1 base in 1 codon), giving the protein MVKSSLQRILNSHCFAREKEGDKPSATVHASRTMPLLSLHSRGGRSSESSRASVTAPNCCSNLGPGPRWCSDVPHPPLKIPGGRGNSQRDHNLSANLFYSDNRLNVTEELTSNNKTRVLNVQTRLTGSKHVDWRAVLSGGCLYIEIPGGALPEGSKDSFAVLLEFAEEQLHADHVFICFHKNRDDRAALLRTFSFLGFEIVRPGHPLVPKRPDACFMAYTFERESSGEEE; this is encoded by the exons ATGGTGAAATCCTCCCTGCAGCGGATCCTCAACAGCCACTGCTTcgccagagagaaggagggggataAACCCAGCGCCACCGTCCACGCCAGCCGCACCATGCCGCTCCTCAGCCTGCACAGCCGCGGCGGCCGCAGCAGCGAGAG TTCCAGGGCCTCCGTCACCGCTCCTAACTGCTGTAGTAACCTGGGTCCGGGGCCTCGGTGGTGCTCC GATGTCCCTCACCCACCCCTGAAGATCCCAGGTGGGCGAGGGAATAGTCAGAGGGATCACAATCTTTCAGCTAATTTATTTTACTCC GATAATCGGCTGAATGTAACAGAGGAACTAACGTCTAACAACAAGACGAGGGTCCTGAACGTCCAGACCAGGCTCACGGGCTCCAAGCACGTCGACTGGAGAGCGGTGCTGAGTGGCGGCTGCCTGTACATCGAGATCCCAGGCGGGGCCCTGCCCGAGGGGAGCAAAGACAG CTTCGCAGTTCTTCTGGAGTTCGCGGAGGAGCAGCTTCACGCCGACCACGTCTTCATTTGCTTCCACAAGAACCGCGATGACAGAG CTGCCTTGCTCCGGACCTTCAGCTTTTTGGGCTTTGAGATTGTGAGACCGGGGCATCCCCTTGTCCCCAAGAGACCCGACGCTTGCTTCATGGCCTACACGTTTGAGAGAGAGTCTTCGGGGGAGGAGGAGTAG
- the SF3A2 gene encoding splicing factor 3A subunit 2, which produces MDFQHRPGGKTGSGGVASSSESNRDRRERLRQLALETIDINKDPYFMKNHLGSYECKLCLTLHNNEGSYLAHTQGKKHQTNLARRAAKEAKEAPAQPAPEKVKVEVKKFVKIGRPGYKVTKQRDTEMGQQSLLFQIDYPEIAEGVMPRHRFMSAYEQRIEPPDRRWQYLLMAAEPYETIAFKVPSREIDKAEGKFWTHWNRETKQFFLQFHFKMEKPPAPPSLPAGPPGVKRPPPPLMNGLPPRPPLPESLPPPPPGGLPLPPMPPSGPAPSGPPGPPQLPPPAPGVHPPTSGVHPPAPGVHPPAPGVHPPTPVVHPPASGVHPPAPGVHPPAPGVHPPAPGVHPPPSAGVHPQAPGVHPPAPAVHPQAPGVHPAAPAVHPQAPGVHPPAPGVHPPAPGIHPQPPGVHPPPPGVHPSAPGVHPPAPGVHPQPPGVHPSNPGVHPPTPMPPMLRPPLPSEGPGNIPPPPPAN; this is translated from the exons GACCCTTACTTCATGAAGAACCACCTGGGCTCCTACGAGTGCAAGCTGTGCCTGACCCTGCACAACAACGAG GGGAGTTACCTGGCGCACACCCAGGGGAAGAAGCATCAGACCAACTT GGCCCGGCGAGCCGCCAAGGAGGCCAAAGAGGCCCCCGCCCAGCCGGCGCCAGAGAAGGTCAAGGTGGAGGTGAAGAAGTTTGTGAAGATTGGCCGCCCGGGCTACAAAG TGACCaagcagagggacacagagatggGCCAGCAGAGTCTCCTCTTCCAG atcgACTACCCCGAGATCGCCGAGGGCGTCATGCCCCGCCACCGCTTTATGTCCGCCTACGAGCAGAGGATCGAGCCTCCGGACCGGCGCTGGCAGTACCTCCTGATGGCCGCCGAGCCCTACGAAACCATCGCCTTCAAG gtGCCAAGCAGGGAGATCGACAAGGCCGAGGGCAAGTTCTGGACTCACTGGAATCGGGAAACAAAGCAG TTTTTCCTCCAGTTCCACTTCAAGATGGAGAAGCCTCCAGCCCCGCCAAGCCTCCCCGCTGGGCCCCCCGGGGTgaagcgccccccgccccccctgatGAACGGTCTGCCCCCCCGGCCACCGCTGCCAGAGTCTCTGCCCCCGCCACCGCCAGGAGGCCTGCCCCTTCCGCCCATGCCGCCCAGCGGGCCTGCACCCTCCGGGCCCCCGGGccctccccagctgcccccaccAGCTCCTGGGGTCCACCCCCCAACGTCTGGGGTCCACCCCCCGGCACCAGGAGTCCACCCCCCGGCTCCCGGGGTCCACCCCCCGACACCAGTGGTGCACCCCCCAGCATCTGGGGTTCACCCCCCTGCTCCGGGCgtccaccctccagccccaggggtccacccccctgccccgggtgtccaccctcccccctctgccGGGGtccacccccaggccccaggggtcCACCCTCCAGCTCCTGCAGTTCACCCCCAAGCTCCGGGGGTGCACCCCGCAGCTCCCGCGGTTCACCCCCAGGCCCCTGGCGTCCACCCTCCAGCTCCTGGGgtccaccccccagccccagggatccacccccagcctcctggggttcaccccccacctcctggggTCCACCCATCTGCTCCTGGGGTCCATCCCCCAGCTCCTGGGGTTCACCCCCAGCCTCCTGGAGTTCACCCCTCAAATCCCGGGGTGCACCCCCCAACTCCCATGCCTCCGATGCTGAGGCCCCCGCTGCCCTCCGAGGGCCCTGGGAACattccgccccctcccccagccaactAA